In Ailuropoda melanoleuca isolate Jingjing chromosome X, ASM200744v2, whole genome shotgun sequence, a single genomic region encodes these proteins:
- the LOC117797488 gene encoding protein FAM47E-like, protein MESYPATKANEPSLPIPGESRLRRAPALTQPSEESGCAWLRGLLATEKQTSEAGGRLGARGTMADKKCPLERMPLGMNCKPWYKDRLTSKCFPKHQNKLLKFPTSLDSRRWIFVKEGLDDFRRGCPPCEDLITRGPKEGFLPMIARRVPKPAPTKKQKKLTKEAGLFSTLLPAQLARRAFVEDIEAHLTKHPLALYPSLEKDLPPDLLLKVLEVLDPDKKLKDTWAYCQNTEKRTKSPTKLREKRPAKVNLELPKKTPGSHPDKLPHEERKSSTKDLLESPPLPRKIPRGIRKFCEWVATFGDLGIDEELIMKQLDIGIDCKPTYDKSHTKKINQVALDLKYRTGIDKMEDLKFSMYWENWERKLQTPRNPYKPNWVKMRYGAWYLKPKLWKKLINDEPLIDPKVLLGQDGRYGKNFPEQDILEDLYGTIAFKDFILSKGYRMPGCIEKLFTRKGWKYDSVRTPIHKVIKMNPNVEEDEHERV, encoded by the coding sequence ATGGAATCGTATCCAGCAACAAAAGCGAATGAACCTTCACTGCCCATTCCAGGAGAAAGCCGGCTGCGCAGGGCACCTGCCTTGACCCAGCCCTCGGAAGAATCTGGCTGCGCCTGGCTACGCGGTCTCCTAGCAACCGAAAAACAAACCAGTGAAGCTGGTGGTCGCCTGGGCGCCAGAGGTACCATGGCGGACAAGAAGTGTCCGCTGGAACGAATGCCCTTGGGCATGAACTGCAAGCCCTGGTACAAAGACAggttaacttccaagtgtttccCAAAGCACCAGAACAAACTTCTGAAGTTCCCCACCTCCCTGGACAGCCGGCGGTGGATATTTGTAAAAGAGGGCCTGGACGACTTCAGGAGGGGATGTCCACCTTGTGAAGATCTGATCACTCGCGGCCCTAAGGAAGGCTTTCTTCCCATGATTGCTCGCAGAGTTCCCAAACCTGCCcccacaaagaaacagaaaaagctgACCAAGGAAGCAGGCCTGTTTTCCACACTGTTGCCAGCCCAGCTAGCACGGAGGGCGTTCGTAGAGGACATCGAAGCCCACCTGACCAAGCATCCCTTGGCTCTCTACCCAAGTCTGGAGAAAGATCTACCTCCAGACCTCTTATTAAAGGTGCTGGAAGTTCTCGATCCTGACAAGAAGCTGAAGGACACGTGGGCTTATTGCCAGAACACCGAGAAAAGAACGAAGTCCCCCACAAAGCTTAGGGAGAAACGTCCTGCCAAAGTCAACCTGGAACTTCCCAAGAAGACTCCCGGGTCACATCCAGACAAGTTGCCTCATGAAGAAAGGAAGTCAAGCACAAAGGATTTGCTCGAAAGTCCTCCCCTTCCTAGAAAAATACCGAGAGGAATCCGTAAATTCTGCGAATGGGTTGCTACTTTTGGAGACTTGGGCATTGATGAAGAGCTCATCATGAAACAGCTTGACATTGGTATTGACTGCAAACCAACCTATGACAAGAGCCACACGAAGAAAATAAACCAGGTTGCTTTGGACCTAAAGTACAGAACAGGGATAGATAAAATGGAGGATCTAAAATTCTCCATGTACTGGGAGAACTGGGAGAGGAAACTACAGACACCACGGAATCCGTATAAACCCAACTGGGTGAAGATGAGGTATGGAGCATGGTACTTGAAGCCCAAGTTGTGGAAAAAGCTAATAAATGATGAACCTTTGATTGATCCCAAGGTCTTACTTGGACAAGATGGGAGATATGGAAAGAATTTTCCTGAACAGGATATTCTTGAAGATCTTTATGGAACAATTGCTTTTAAAGACTTCATTCTAAGCAAGGGCTACAGGATGCCAGGCTGCATTGAGAAGCTGTTTACCAGGAAGGGATGGAAATACGATTCTGTTAGGACTCCAATacacaaagtaataaaaatgaacccAAACGTAGAAGAAGATGAACACGAACGTGTTTAG